Proteins found in one Triticum urartu cultivar G1812 chromosome 4, Tu2.1, whole genome shotgun sequence genomic segment:
- the LOC125552284 gene encoding UDP-glucuronate 4-epimerase 3-like, which yields MAPQLTGAPGSAAAAGGAAAVKPQFHHYHHHRLPPRHHHPPSLLSKLAFWSVCSLALLLAFLLLAPSSAPAPRAAPDSPRRSLHARPDSAAAWGGAAWERKVRASARARRPGLSVLVTGAAGFVGCHAAAALRRRGDGVLGLDNFNDYYDPALKRGRAALLARSGVYVVDGDIADAELLAKLFDVAPFTHVLHLAAQAGVRHALVDPMSYVRANVAGLVALLEAARAADPQPAIVWASSSSVYGLNSHVPFSEHDRTDRPASLYAATKKAGEEIAHVYNHIYGLSLTALRFFTVYGPWGRPDMAYFFFTRDILAGRPITVYESSGGGTHQTTISRDFTYIDDIVKGCIGALDTAGRSTGSGGKKRGPAPFRTYNLGNTSPVPVTQLVDLLEKMLKVKAVRRVVKMPRNGDVPYTHANISLAQRELGYRPSTDLQTGLKKFVRWYLEYYNPELAVKQKQHGSSNGKGSRGRNGSTSSAR from the coding sequence ATGGCGCCGCAGCTGACCGGCGCGCccggctcggcggcggcggcgggcggcgccgcGGCCGTCAAGCCGCAGTTCCACCACTACCACCACCACCGCCTGCCCCcgcgccaccaccacccgccctcgctcctctccaagctcgcCTTCTGGTCCGTCTGCTCCCTCGCGCTGCtcctcgccttcctcctcctcgcccccTCCTCCGCCCCCGCTCCGCGCGCCGCCCCCGACTCCCCGCGCCGCTCCCTCCACGCCCGCCCCgactccgccgccgcctgggGCGGCGCCGCCTGGGAGAGGAAGGTGCGGGCCTCCGCGCGCGCCAGGCGCCCGGGCCTCTCCGTCCTCGTCACCGGCGCCGCGGGCTTTGTCGGCTgccacgccgccgccgcgctGCGCCGCCGCGGCGACGGCGTCCTCGGCCTCGACAACTTCAACGACTACTACGACCCCGCCCTCAAGCGCGGCCGGGCCGCGCTGCTCGCGCGCTCGGGCGTCTACGTCGTCGACGGTGACATCGCCGACGCCGAGCTCCTCGCCAAGCTGTTCGACGTCGCGCCCTTCACGCACGTCCTGCACCTCGCGGCCCAGGCTGGCGTGCGCCACGCGCTCGTTGACCCCATGTCGTATGTGCGGGCGAACGTCGCTGGGCTCGTCGCGCTGCTTGAGGCGGCTCGCGCGGCCGACCCGCAGCCGGCGATCGTCTGGGCATCCTCGTCTTCGGTCTACGGGCTCAACTCCCATGTGCCTTTCTCCGAGCATGACAGGACGGACCGACCCGCGTCTCTCTACGCGGCCACCAAGAAGGCTGGTGAGGAGATCGCTCATGTCTACAACCACATCTATGGCCTCTCGCTCACCGCCCTCCGGTTTTTCACCGTATATGGGCCGTGGGGGCGCCCCGACATGGCATACTTCTTCTTCACCCGGGACATTCTTGCTGGTCGGCCAATCACGGTTTATGAGAGCTCCGGTGGAGGCACACACCAGACCACCATTTCCCGGGATTTCACCTACATTGATGATATTGTGAAAGGGTGTATTGGGGCATTGGATACAGCTGGGCGGAGCACAGGCAGCGGCGGCAAGAAGCGAGGGCCAGCGCCATTCAGGACATACAATTTGGGGAACACTTCTCCAGTGCCGGTGACACAGCTTGTGGATTTACTGGAGAAGATGCTCAAGGTGAAGGCCGTGAGGAGGGTTGTCAAGATGCCAAGGAACGGGGATGTGCCGTACACGCATGCTAACATCAGCCTTGCACAGCGGGAGCTTGGGTATCGGCCATCCACTGATCTCCAAACAGGGCTCAAGAAGTTCGTGCGGTGGTATCTTGAGTACTACAATCCTGAGTTGGCTGTGAAGCAGAAGCAGCATGGCAGTAGCAATGGCAAGGGTTCACGCGGTCGGAATGGCAGCACGAGCAGCGCAAGATGA